The DNA region CGTACGTCCCTGTCACCCGTTGGGCGTAGGGCTTCAGCATGTGCGACTCGGTCATGAAACTCAGCGTCCCGAACAGGGCCGTATAGCCGGTCGAGTAACGCGGCAGGTCCGGAAACTGCACGATCTGGTCAACAGGTCCCGGGCCGAAGTGGTTGACGTAGGGCGTCAGCGGAAAGCCCCGGTCGGTCATCGACCGGTTCAGGTCCGGCTCGAATACCTCGTCGAGGTACTGGCCCATCGCGCCCCCCAGCTTGTCTTTCTGCGTCGCGATGTAGGTCATCACGTACGGATAGTCGGCGCCGTTGCTCACGTGGTTTTCCAGGTAAACGTCGGGTTGCCAGGCGTGATAGATTTCATGAAACGTGCGCGCGTTCCGCGAATCGGTTTTGATGAAATCGCGGTTTAGGTCCAGGTTGCGGGCATTTCCCCGAAAGCCGTACGCTTCCGGGCCATTCTGGTTGGCGCGGCTGTAGCTACCCCGGTTCAGCGCACCATCCACGTTATAGACGGGAATGACAGCCACGACGACGTTGTCGAGCAGGCGACGCAACGATTTCTGCCGGATGAAGTCACGCATCAACATCAAGCTGGCGTCGATGCCGTCGGGTTCGCCCGGATGGATGCCGTTGTTGATCAGCCAGATTACCTTTCCCTGGTCTTTCAGGCGCGCGGGGTCGAACTCGCCGCTCTGCGAGTACACAATCAGGTGCAGCGGCTTGCCGATGTCGGTCGTGCCGTATTCCAGTACCTGAATACGCGGCGACGCGTCGGCCAGCGTCCGGGCAAATTGAATCGCTTCCTCGTAGGTTGCCGTCTGGTTGCCGTTGCCCCGTTCGTAGGGCGTTTGCAGGGATTGTGCCATGGCCGTAGAAAAGAGCAGGAAACCGAAGAGGAACGTACGCAGGATCATAAGAGCGAAGATAACGCACCTCACGTGAGTTATCGCCTTGCAGGTGAGAAAGTTGCCGATTCAACGGCCCACCGGAGGAAACGCCTGATGAATCCCCCCACCGCGACATCACAACCTCTTCCCTTCACGATTTACCGATCCAGCCATTCGCGGAACAGCGGCGCTTTGTCGCGACTTACCATCACCTCGCGGTCGGTGGCGGGCGTCAGGTAAACTTTCAGCTTGCCGTTGAAGTAAGTGTGAATGCTCTCCAGGGCATTGACGCGGGCCATAAACTGCCGGTTCAGCCGGAAAAAGAGGTTAGGGTCCAGGAACTTTTCCAGGTCGTCGAGGGTGTAGTCGATGGCGTATTTGCGGCCGGTATTCGTGTAGAGCACCACCACTTTTTCTTCGGACGTGAAGTAGGCGATTTCCTCCTGACTCACCGACAGCAGACGCTCGCCCAGCTTGACCAGGAAGCGATTTTTGTACGTAGTCTGCCCGGCCCCGGTCTGCAACGTTTGCAACAGCGCCTTCACATCGAACGAGGGCGCGGCGGCGTAGTGCTGCCGAAACTTTTCCAGGCTCCGCGCCAAGGCTTCGGCCGACACGGGCTTGAGCAAGTAGTCGACGCTGTGGACCTGAAACGCGCGGAGGGCGTATTCGTCGAAGGCCGTGGTGAAAATCACCGGATAAGGCACCGGCACCTGTTCGAAAATCTCGAACGAAAGTCCGTCGGCCAGCTGAATGTCGAACAACAGCAGATCGACTGGCGGATGCTGCGGATGCTTCAGCCACGCTACAGTTCCCTCGACGCTGTCGAGCACCTCCACCACTTCGGCCGAGGACGCCACTTCCGACAGCAGCGTTTGCAAGCGACGGGCCGCCGGGGCCTCGTCTTCGACGATCAACAGTTTCATGCGTAAGGATGAGCGCGTTCGGCCGGTTGCACCACCCGCAGCAACGGCAGGCGCACGATAAATTCCCGGTCGGTCTCCTGAAGGATTAGTTCCTGATTCGTTAAAAAGCGGTAGCGTGTGCGGATGTTGGCCAGCCCTACGCCGGTCGACTCTTCGGGGCGCACGGGTTTCCGCTGAAGCGTGTTGCGCACCACCAAGGCGTCGCCTTCCACGCCGATGTGCAAGTAGAGCGGACGCTGCCGGGAGACGATGTTGTGCTTGACGGCATTTTCGACCAGCATCTGCACCACGATGGGCGGCACCGAAGCCGCGCGCTGTTCTTCGTCAGGCACCGCCACGTCGACCCGCAGGCTCTCGGCGAAGCGAATGCGCAACAGAAACAGGTAAGCGTTGACAAAATTCAGTTCGGTAGCCAGCAGCACCACTTCCTGCGTCCGGTTTTGCAACAGATAGCGGTATACTTCCGAGAGCTTCTCGACAAACTGCACGG from Catalinimonas alkaloidigena includes:
- a CDS encoding M14 family zinc carboxypeptidase; translation: MILRTFLFGFLLFSTAMAQSLQTPYERGNGNQTATYEEAIQFARTLADASPRIQVLEYGTTDIGKPLHLIVYSQSGEFDPARLKDQGKVIWLINNGIHPGEPDGIDASLMLMRDFIRQKSLRRLLDNVVVAVIPVYNVDGALNRGSYSRANQNGPEAYGFRGNARNLDLNRDFIKTDSRNARTFHEIYHAWQPDVYLENHVSNGADYPYVMTYIATQKDKLGGAMGQYLDEVFEPDLNRSMTDRGFPLTPYVNHFGPGPVDQIVQFPDLPRYSTGYTALFGTLSFMTESHMLKPYAQRVTGTYEYMVATLELVHRDARRIRQIRQETDARVQQQSEFALRWEPDTSQYRPLRFQGYVGEMVTSRISGLPRLTYDRNRPYEDTIPFYNYYVPSVMVQKPYAYVIPQAWWDVVERLERNQIRLQRFERDTTLAVDVYYLDAFETLPRPFEGHYLHHNTEVRTETQTLPVYAGDYLLVLDQPGNRFAVETLEPQGPDSFFSWNFFDSVLQQKEGFSDYVFEEIAEQLLADDPALRRAYEAKKEADAAFAQDHRAQLDFFYRASPYFEPSYRRYPVYRLLHP
- a CDS encoding LytR/AlgR family response regulator transcription factor — encoded protein: MKLLIVEDEAPAARRLQTLLSEVASSAEVVEVLDSVEGTVAWLKHPQHPPVDLLLFDIQLADGLSFEIFEQVPVPYPVIFTTAFDEYALRAFQVHSVDYLLKPVSAEALARSLEKFRQHYAAAPSFDVKALLQTLQTGAGQTTYKNRFLVKLGERLLSVSQEEIAYFTSEEKVVVLYTNTGRKYAIDYTLDDLEKFLDPNLFFRLNRQFMARVNALESIHTYFNGKLKVYLTPATDREVMVSRDKAPLFREWLDR